Proteins encoded by one window of Sus scrofa isolate TJ Tabasco breed Duroc chromosome 12, Sscrofa11.1, whole genome shotgun sequence:
- the NDUFAF8 gene encoding NADH dehydrogenase [ubiquinone] 1 alpha subcomplex assembly factor 8: protein MSGSGAVWGRVRSRLRAFPERLAACGTEAAAYGRCVQASTAPGGRLTKDLCAQEFEALRRCFAAAVSGRRPRRGGGHPGFGVGRRQVLRTRHTRPPASATPARPCPSRGGERHPHRVTAVPWNPTWACRRGGVTPKGTPRVCCAWAVTARPLVSPCSTARFSEGEGTTSRAAAAAKSSTSRADGCQGRRSGCADAVCWFPGSGFRSASNHSGAGVFCFRAVAFSDPH, encoded by the exons ATGTCGGGTAGCGGAGCGGTGTGGGGTCGAGTGCGAAGCCGCCTCCGCGCCTTCCCCGAGCGCCTGGCGGCCTGTGGGACTGAG GCCGCGGCCTACGGCAGGTGCGTGCAGGCATCCACCGCCCCGGGCGGCCGCCTGACCAAGGACCTTTGCGCGCAAGAGTTCGAAGCCCTGCGGCGCTGCTTCGCCGCCGCGGTAAGTGGGCGCCGGCCCCGCCGGGGCGGGGGGCACCCTGGTTTCGGTGTTGGGCGCCGGCAGGTGCTGCGCACACGGCACACCCGCCCACCAGCCAGCGCGACCCCCGCCCGGCCGTGTCCATCGCGGGGAGGGGAACGGCACCCTCACCGTGTTACTGCGGTGCCTTGGAACCCTACCTGGGCCTGTCGCCGAGGCGGGGTAACGCCAAAAGGGACCCCACGTGTGTGCTGCGCGTGGGCGGTTACAGCCAGGCCCCTGGTCTCCCCCTGCTCGACTGCGCGTTTCTCAGAGGGTGAAGGGACAACCAGCAGGGCCGCAGCGGCTGCGAAGTCCTCCACCAGCCGCGCTGACGGGTGCCAAGGGCGCAGAAGCGGCTGCGCTGACGCGGTCTGTTGGTTCCCTGGCTCTGGGTTCAGATCTGCCTCCAACCACTCAGGAGCGGGTGTCTTCTGTTTCCGAGCTGTGGCATTTTCTGATCCTCACTGA
- the TEPSIN gene encoding AP-4 complex accessory subunit tepsin (The RefSeq protein has 5 substitutions, 2 frameshifts compared to this genomic sequence), translating into MAATPQLRDRLSFLHRLPLLLKGTSDDDTPCPGFLFEEIAKISHESLGSSQCLLEYLLSRLHSGSGRVKLKVLKILLHLCGHGSSASLLILRRNPALIQEAAVFAGPPDPLHGNSLYQKVRAAAQDLGAALFSDALSPPPPSQPPRAPPPAGMGSQSRPQSALQGFGYSKDQRHTGSAGEAFLSTIQKAAEVVASAVRPGPESPGTQRPLPQGDAYQPAVTPSAGLGPPTPGDPLPTAGPAARAVRHQPGQAGGGWDEPDSSPSSQNSSQESSDLGKASDSGSQSGSDSPSGASRAPSDLAERVEAVTLSDCQQELSLVQTVTRGLQTFLSREEVQHFVKECGVLNCEAVLELLLRHLGGTSERVQMRALGAIASLGCTDLLAQERVLLLARPRLQELSAGSPGPVTNKATKILRHFEASCRQWPPARRPLAEPGPAAARGGPSDLLTDALPLAGGQAFLQPLSSALFSSRGTAVPATALDGCSPPVPGDAREAEARLAASREQGSGSEWDPTGLDTPTGAPGLGPGPRLGHDSLFAGMELVACPRLVGAGAAEEEPLPAPWTASQRPAAQEPSGSEPSAFAFLNV; encoded by the exons ATGGCGGCCACGCCGCAGCTGCGGGACCGGCTGAGCTTCCTGCACCGG CTCCCGCTTCTCCTGAAGGGCACGTCGGATGACGACACCCCGTGTCCGGGCTTCCTGTTCGAGGAGATCGCCA AGATCTCCCACGAGTCCCTGGGCAGCAGCCAGTGCCTCCTGGAGTACCTGCTGAGCCGTCTGCACAGCGGCTCTGGCCGCGTGAAGCTCAAG GTGCTGAAGATCCTGCTCCACCTGTGCGGCCACGGCTCCTCGGCCTCCCTGCTCATCCTCAGGCGCAACCCCGCCTTCAtccaggaggctgcag TTTTCGCGGGGCCCCCGGACCCTCTGCACGGGAACAGCTTGTACCAGAAGGTGCGGGCGGCTGCCCAG GACCTGGGGGCCGCCTTGTTCTCAGATGCCTTGTCAcccccgcctccctcccagcctcccagggccCCACCTCCAGCAG GCATGGGCTCCCAGTCCCGGCCCCAGAGCGCTCTGCAGGGCTTCGGCTACAGCAAAGATCAGCGCCACACAG gcTCTGCGGGCGAAGCCTTCCTGTCCACCATCCAGAAGGCCGCAGAGGTCGTGGCCAGCGCTGTGCGTCCTGGGCCTGAGAGCCCCGGCACCCAGAGGCCCCTGCCGCAGGGTGACGCCTACCAGCCAGCCATGACACCTTCCGCCGGCCTCGGCCCCCCA CCTGGGGACCCGCTCCCCACAGCCGGACCAGCTGCCCGAG CAGTGAGACACCAGCCCGGGCAGGCCGGAGGCGGCTGGGACGAGCCGGacagcagccccagctcccagaACTCTTCCCAGGAGAGCAGTGACCTGGGCAAGGCCTCGGACTCGGGCAGCCAGTCAGGCAGCGACAGCCCCTCGGGGGCCAGCAGGGCGCCCAGCGACCTGGCCGAAAG GGTCGAGGCCGTGACCCTGAGTGACTGTCAGCAGGAGCTGAGCCTGGTCCAGGCCGTGACCCGGGGGCTACAGACCTTCTTGAGCCGAGAGGAGGTGCAGCACTTTGTCAAAGA GTGTGGAGTCCTCAACTGCGAAGCTGTGCTGGAGCTGCTCCTCCGCCACCTGGGCGGGACCAGCGAGCGGGTGCAGATG AGAGCCCTGGGTGCCATCGCCTCCCTCGGATGCACTGACCTGCTGGCCCAGGAGCGCGTCCTGCTTCTTGCTCGGCCGCGGCTGCAGGAGCTCAGCGCGGGCAGCCCCGGACCTGTGACCAACAAGGCCACCAAG ATCCTGAGACACTTTGAAGCTTCCTGCCGACAATGGCCCCCTGCCCGGAGGCCCCTGGCCGAGCCTGGCCCTGCAGCCGCTCGTGGGGGCCCGTCAGACCTGCTGACCGATGCCCTGCCTCTGGCCGGGGGCCAGGCCTTCCTGCAGCCCCTGAGTTCAGCTCTGTTCTCCTCCCGGGGCACTGCTGTGCCCGCCACGGCCCTGGACGGctgctccccaccagcccctgggGATGCCAGGGAGGCCGAGGCCAGGTTGGCTGCCTCCAGAGAACAGGGGTCCGGGTCTGAGTGGGACCCGTCAGGCCTGGACACCCCGACGGGAGCGCCAGGGCTtggcccaggccccaggctcGGCCACGACTCCTTGTTTGCTGGCATGGAGCTGGTAGCATGTCCCCGCCTGGTGGGGGCTGGAGCTGCTGAAGAGGAGCCCCTCCCGGCCCCTTGGACGGCATCACAGAGGCCGGCAGCCCAAGAGCCTTCTGGCTCTGAGCCATCGGCTTTCGCGTTCTTGAACGTGTGA